The Acinonyx jubatus isolate Ajub_Pintada_27869175 chromosome A2, VMU_Ajub_asm_v1.0, whole genome shotgun sequence genomic sequence CAACTGGGAAGACAtcttggttttattaattttggtgACATCTTCCCAACCATGTCTAATCTTTAGTATCTTCTTCCTCAAGCATGGCAGGAATAGTATGGCTTTACAAATCAGGACAACAACTGGAAGGAAAACAGCGATCATAAAAGTTGGAGGTGTATACcatataaattgttttatatctACCCATTTATTCCAGGCGAAAATCAATGCATGGATAGTGCCCAGCAGAAGGCAAACAATTCCTAGCTtgctctgcaaaagaaaaaaaaagattatgttgGTGGGATTGGTTcagtaagagtttattttttctgaccTTTTCTGGATATATTCTGCTGCTTGGCAATTCTTTCATTCACCTGTGTTTATTTCCCTATCATATTTGTCAATAATGTCCACTCAcatctttccattcttttcacaTATCCCCGCCTTACTTTGGGTAATGTCTTTGTCCCCAGGTTATTTAAGAGAATCCACAATCAATCTCCTCTCAGTCTCAGCCAATCAATAACactgtcttccttttctccacatttttttcatttgtcttatgaCATTTATTGATGGCGCTTTGTCTCTTGAGCATTTGCCTTCATTCTATCAAGAGACATCTACGATCAGGGACTCTTACTCATCACAGGGTCCCTGCAGAATCAACACAATGATTTGTGCATTTTGGGTGCTCGGTAAATATTAATGGGTTGACTGAAGATTAGTGCAAAAATCAATTTGGTATTAGTGATCTTTACCAATTATGAAAGCAACTAAAGTAAGTGACTCTGATTTTGGTACATGGATACGAAAGTGAATAAACTTGGcccatgttaaaaataaaacatcctgATAAAGTAGAAAAACACCAACAATTATTTCCACTGTTTGAACAACACATAGAGAcatgaagatgtgaagaaaatttTCAACTTGCACTGGGATACCTGGCACTATCCAGAAAAAGTTGCTTAAAAACAGTTGTTCACCTACGTAATTTTATGGCATTCTGACAATAGCTTTTCCAGATAAGTTTTGACTTCGATTCATTTTACTGGAAATGGTCATTAGCCTGCCAGAATGAATCCAACTCACAATTATTCAGCAGTAAGCACTCTTAAGCCCCAACGAATACAATCAAATAGctaagtttatattttcaaatataaatctcCAAGGTAAATTATGCAGTAACTAGTTCTTGAATTGTAAATGAAAAGTTTCTAGGTTATTAGTTGAAAAATACATGTGATTGGTTGAAGATCAAGTTAACCAAGTATGTACTGTATTCTTATTATGGGTTAGGTATTGTGTACATAGTGGGAATGGGCTGGAATGTCAAGATGCAGTGTGTGAATTCCTAATTAAATCTGAGAAGCGATGCTCAGCATATGTGTGACAGGCAGAGCAAATGTAAGAAGAAAGTTATTTAATGAGGAATGGAGAACTCTAATGCCTACCATGCTGAGCCTACAAAATCAGCAAATACTGTGCTTGGAAAATGTGGTGCCATTTCTAAGCTCCACTAGAAAAATTCAGATGGAGACATATTTTCCAACCTCATCAGATGTCCTGATAAAGTGTCTGTAGAAGTATATGTATAGACCTGTAGAAGAGATAGTGGGGAATGTCTGACTTTGTGGGAATTTCCAAAAATGCCCACCCATAAAAGCTAAagcaatatacttttaaaaaatcttggcaATGCCTGTGACTAAATTAAATGTAGTCCTTTGACTCTGGTCAGACATGAATCCCCCCTGTGAATTCTGGCACATTGCTCTTCTTAGGGTGTAATCTACCACTAGCAGATTAACCTCAGTAAATCTGAGACAGTTTTGAATTCCAAGAATACAGCAACTTCCAGTGAGAGAGCTACATGAAATGGAAGTTGGAAAAAGCAGCCTTTAAAATTAGATATTAGAATATCTTCGGTAGATAAAACTCCATATTTCAAGGAGAGATGCTTTTTTATGGATAGTACCAAGCTGTGTAACTTAAAAGGCATAAATAAAATCAGGGGACAggcaaaagaatattttcattttgggggaaCTTAAAAACTGTGGATATTAAATTCCTAAAATATCACCTTTGTAGTTAGTAGGTGAATAGAAAATTGTCTAACAAGTTTCAAatgttagaatatttttcttcgAGTAATGCCTTTTTGTTTATGTCTAGAAAACACTTCTATTTAGAAGCAACAGGGAAAAATGATTGGAGAGCACATTATTGATTGGAATAAGTGTGGGATTTTTGCTATTGGAAAACCATCTGTTACTTTTTTATGGTGTAAAGTCAATATACTTGATGATATATAAGCACAAAAAGATTTGCCTCTCTGAGGGGCCAGagttcttttatatataatttacctGGATACAGTGAAATTCTCTCCATGTCAGAGAGTCGCTCACAGATGGAATAGATGTCACAGCTAACAGAGCCAGTATTGCGAGTGCCACAATTCCCAGAGACACATAAATTTCCATTCTCCAAACATCATGCTCAATCCAGgcatcttctttattttgttggACCTACCAGAGGGTGAAAAGAGGAAAGGCATGCAAACAACATTGGTTTCTGGCAGATGAGCCTCCTTCTTTCTACATTCCGTCTATGACGGGAGGGCCTACTAACTTGGAGCCTCCACaaatctgtgacttttttttgcATTCCTCTAAGCGAAGTGACATAGGAGACATCAGTCTCTTTCCTTGAATGCAACATTTACAtaatctgttttattaatttatgtaataGTTATTTGATGCTTAGAATTGTAATGTGCATGCTTGTGTGGGGAAGAACAATTAGAGTTACAAAGTAATCTCATGAGGGTGGCAGAAGGTTGCTGTGTGGCCCTGTCCATGAACAAAACACGTATTTATGTTGTTCAAATTGTAGTTTACTattttcaactgaaaaaaaaaatcctcagcgTAAAACTATTTATAACAAGCCCCAATGAAGAGTTacactaaaacatttaaaaatgcagattacaTTCCCAGCACAGCATTTCAAGACAGGTTTGGGGTATTGATATTAAAATAAGATAGAGTTAATCTGTAGATGACTTAGACTTTTTAGTTTAGTGATATTATCAATATTGTCACCTACCTGTTGATATGCCCAGTTTAGCAACTTGTATCTGTAGGATCGCCTCATTGGATAGGATAAACTATAGATCGCATGCAGTACagcaaaaaagaaactgagaagcCCAAGTTGTTTTCTTGTTAACATCCATCTATCCAACCAATGTGGAAATTTCTTATATTTGGTTCCATTATGAAGCTGTACAACTGCTGCTATCACACCTGGCAAATAAACCAGTGCCAAGAGGGTGATGGAAACCATTGGCAAGACTTTGTTGATGACCAGGAttggaattttataaaaataatgttgatgGGAAGTTACAAAAGGGTGAATTATTTCCCTCAGAAGAGTGTAAAGAAAAGTCAGAGATGATACGATAGCAGCAATTTTAATTGGCAAGCGCCACTTTGGAAAGAGATCCTGTTTGTGTTGAAGCTCCGCGGGGCAATCAAATTCATCAAAATGGGTTGTTTggtgcatgtgcaaaggcacggGTCTTTTTAGCATGCTGGTCTCGCCTGAGTCCTTATTctacaatggaaagaaaataaacatttcaaaattaaacaaaa encodes the following:
- the STEAP1 gene encoding metalloreductase STEAP1 isoform X2, which codes for MLKRPVPLHMHQTTHFDEFDCPAELQHKQDLFPKWRLPIKIAAIVSSLTFLYTLLREIIHPFVTSHQHYFYKIPILVINKVLPMVSITLLALVYLPGVIAAVVQLHNGTKYKKFPHWLDRWMLTRKQLGLLSFFFAVLHAIYSLSYPMRRSYRYKLLNWAYQQVQQNKEDAWIEHDVWRMEIYVSLGIVALAILALLAVTSIPSVSDSLTWREFHCIQSKLGIVCLLLGTIHALIFAWNKWVDIKQFIWYTPPTFMIAVFLPVVVLICKAILFLPCLRKKILKIRHGWEDVTKINKTKMSSQL
- the STEAP1 gene encoding metalloreductase STEAP1 isoform X1, whose protein sequence is MENRQDITNQEPWTMKPRRNLEEDDYLNKDSGETSMLKRPVPLHMHQTTHFDEFDCPAELQHKQDLFPKWRLPIKIAAIVSSLTFLYTLLREIIHPFVTSHQHYFYKIPILVINKVLPMVSITLLALVYLPGVIAAVVQLHNGTKYKKFPHWLDRWMLTRKQLGLLSFFFAVLHAIYSLSYPMRRSYRYKLLNWAYQQVQQNKEDAWIEHDVWRMEIYVSLGIVALAILALLAVTSIPSVSDSLTWREFHCIQSKLGIVCLLLGTIHALIFAWNKWVDIKQFIWYTPPTFMIAVFLPVVVLICKAILFLPCLRKKILKIRHGWEDVTKINKTKMSSQL